The Gymnodinialimonas sp. 57CJ19 genome includes a window with the following:
- a CDS encoding MmcB family DNA repair protein encodes MEESLTIAPLMPGQLLARGVCRHLLAHDFVSLEEFTPERGKRLDVMALGPKGEFWVIECKSSRVDFTSDSKWEGYLEWGDRYFWAVDEDFPTELLPDDTGLIIADAYDAEILRMGPETKLAGARRKAVAQKFARAAALRLQALKDPGVGRAL; translated from the coding sequence ATGGAAGAGTCTCTCACAATCGCGCCCCTCATGCCCGGCCAATTGCTGGCCCGAGGTGTCTGCCGCCACCTGCTGGCCCATGATTTCGTGTCTTTGGAAGAGTTCACCCCCGAACGGGGCAAGCGGCTCGACGTGATGGCGTTGGGGCCGAAGGGAGAATTCTGGGTGATCGAATGCAAGTCGTCCCGCGTTGATTTCACCTCGGACAGCAAGTGGGAGGGGTATCTGGAATGGGGGGACAGATATTTCTGGGCCGTGGACGAAGACTTCCCGACCGAGCTGTTGCCCGATGACACCGGCCTGATTATCGCCGACGCCTATGATGCAGAGATTTTGCGCATGGGCCCGGAAACCAAGCTGGCAGGGGCCCGCCGCAAGGCCGTGGCGCAAAAATTCGCCCGCGCGGCGGCGCTTCGGTTGCAGGCGTTGAAAGATCCCGGGGTGGGCAGGGCGCTGTAG
- a CDS encoding SRPBCC domain-containing protein: MTTHTIEKTLILAAPPADVWAFLTVPDKLALWFHRPDAALSAPGPFSMPGEDGAPLVWGEVQDATAPESLTYSFTARPMGGHMTEVSWTLTAVEAGTRLHLVHSGVPAGAEAFGLLTAFDAGWDDHLVRFRKALS, translated from the coding sequence ATGACCACCCACACCATCGAAAAGACGCTGATACTGGCCGCCCCTCCTGCCGATGTCTGGGCGTTCCTGACCGTGCCCGACAAGCTGGCTCTCTGGTTCCATCGCCCCGATGCGGCGCTTTCCGCGCCCGGCCCGTTCTCCATGCCCGGCGAAGACGGCGCGCCTTTGGTCTGGGGCGAGGTGCAAGACGCGACCGCGCCCGAAAGCCTGACCTACAGTTTCACCGCCCGGCCGATGGGCGGCCACATGACCGAGGTTTCATGGACCCTGACAGCGGTGGAGGCTGGAACTCGCCTGCACCTTGTCCATTCCGGCGTTCCCGCCGGAGCCGAGGCTTTCGGCCTGCTCACCGCCTTTGACGCGGGGTGGGACGACCACTTGGTTCGGTTTCGCAAAGCCCTGTCCTAA
- a CDS encoding capsular polysaccharide biosynthesis protein: MADTGAWGGGSDDTSAPPARRHAYHFNAGFLTNARVRRILSLAGYDLKLGKPGPSDDVVVWGHSPYAPRGEAVAEATGAHLVRVEDAFLRSLHPGRSGEPPLGLVIDRRGIYFDATQPSDLEHILSTHPFDDTALLNRARDVMARMAEGHLSKYAANDPALLPPDPGYVLLIDQTKGDASIQLGQATPDSFAEALAWAREDHPDAHIVIKTHPETRDGHRPGHFDPAALPPNVSLDDRPISLWRMFEGARAVYTVTSQAGFEAILAGHKPVTFGVPFYAGWGLTDDRRPTPARRQRVLTRAQLIAGALLLYPTWYDPYRDTLGTAEDVIGALEAQSRSWREDRMGYTALGMRSWKKGHLKAGFGQHGPLTFADTPAPPQPTIIWAGRETPAIAAACADAPLLRMEDGFLRSRGLGAELVPPLSLVLDDLGIYYDPTRESRLEHLIAQAAALPMPRLDRAEKLIQSLRRAGLTKYNITGGTLPDLPPDRPVILVPGQVEDDASIRLGAGPVKTNAALLQTARTLHPDAFLIYKPHPDVEAGLRTGALPDDARALADYIAANTGAEALLSVAHRVVTMTSAMGFEALIRGLPVTTLGAPFYAGWGLTTDHGPVPSRRVAQPSLAALVHASLITYPRYTDPVTGQPCPVEIAVERLSTGKGLTGKPTLRALAKLQGWMAGQSWIWRR, translated from the coding sequence ATGGCTGACACAGGCGCTTGGGGCGGTGGGTCTGATGACACCTCCGCCCCGCCCGCCCGACGCCACGCCTACCACTTCAACGCGGGCTTTCTCACCAACGCCCGCGTCCGTCGCATCCTTTCCCTTGCTGGCTACGACCTGAAACTGGGCAAACCCGGGCCTTCGGATGATGTGGTCGTCTGGGGCCACTCCCCCTACGCCCCGCGTGGCGAGGCCGTGGCCGAGGCCACCGGCGCCCATCTTGTCCGGGTCGAAGACGCCTTCCTGCGCTCTCTCCACCCCGGCCGCTCCGGTGAGCCGCCCCTGGGCCTCGTGATTGACCGCCGTGGTATCTATTTCGACGCCACGCAGCCCTCGGACCTCGAACATATCCTCTCCACCCATCCCTTCGATGACACCGCCCTGCTCAACCGGGCCCGTGATGTCATGGCCCGCATGGCCGAGGGGCACCTGTCGAAATACGCAGCCAATGATCCGGCGCTTTTGCCGCCCGATCCCGGATATGTCCTGCTGATTGACCAGACCAAGGGCGATGCGTCGATCCAGCTTGGCCAAGCCACTCCCGATAGTTTTGCCGAGGCACTGGCCTGGGCCCGTGAAGATCACCCCGACGCCCATATCGTGATCAAGACCCACCCCGAAACCCGTGATGGGCACCGCCCCGGCCATTTCGACCCTGCGGCGCTGCCCCCCAATGTCTCCCTCGATGATCGCCCCATCAGCCTATGGCGTATGTTTGAAGGGGCCCGCGCGGTCTATACCGTGACCTCCCAAGCGGGGTTCGAGGCGATACTTGCGGGCCACAAACCCGTCACCTTCGGCGTGCCATTCTATGCCGGATGGGGCCTGACCGATGATCGCAGGCCCACGCCCGCCCGTCGCCAACGGGTGCTGACCCGGGCGCAATTGATCGCCGGTGCCTTGCTGCTCTATCCCACGTGGTACGATCCCTACCGCGATACCTTGGGCACCGCCGAAGACGTGATCGGCGCGTTAGAGGCGCAATCTCGCAGCTGGCGCGAAGATCGCATGGGTTACACCGCGCTCGGCATGCGCAGCTGGAAGAAGGGTCACCTGAAGGCGGGTTTCGGCCAACATGGCCCCCTGACCTTCGCCGATACGCCCGCCCCGCCGCAGCCCACGATCATCTGGGCGGGCCGGGAAACGCCCGCCATTGCCGCCGCCTGCGCCGATGCGCCGCTTCTGCGGATGGAAGATGGCTTTCTGCGCTCTCGCGGCTTGGGCGCCGAGCTCGTCCCCCCCCTCTCGCTGGTGCTCGATGACCTGGGCATCTACTACGATCCGACCCGCGAAAGCCGTCTGGAGCATCTGATCGCCCAAGCCGCCGCCCTGCCCATGCCGCGCTTGGATCGGGCCGAAAAGCTGATCCAATCCCTGCGCCGTGCCGGGCTGACCAAGTATAACATCACCGGCGGCACCCTGCCTGACCTGCCGCCCGATCGCCCGGTGATCCTCGTCCCCGGGCAGGTCGAAGATGACGCCTCCATCCGCCTCGGCGCCGGTCCGGTAAAAACCAACGCGGCCCTCTTGCAGACCGCCCGCACCCTGCATCCTGATGCCTTCCTGATCTACAAACCCCACCCCGATGTGGAGGCTGGCTTGCGCACCGGCGCCCTTCCCGACGACGCCCGCGCGCTGGCCGACTATATCGCCGCCAACACCGGGGCCGAGGCGCTTCTGTCCGTCGCCCACCGCGTCGTCACCATGACCTCCGCCATGGGGTTCGAGGCGCTGATCCGCGGCCTGCCCGTCACCACCCTTGGCGCGCCCTTCTATGCTGGCTGGGGCCTCACCACCGACCACGGGCCCGTGCCGTCGCGCCGTGTCGCGCAGCCCTCACTGGCCGCCCTCGTCCACGCATCCCTCATCACGTATCCGCGCTACACGGACCCGGTCACGGGCCAGCCCTGCCCCGTCGAAATCGCGGTCGAGCGTCTATCCACAGGCAAGGGCCTAACAGGGAAACCAACCCTCCGAGCCTTGGCAAAACTCCAGGGCTGGATGGCCGGGCAAAGCTGGATATGGCGCAGATGA
- a CDS encoding 6,7-dimethyl-8-ribityllumazine synthase, whose amino-acid sequence MAGHSDNDLGLPTFDKPVKVAIVIAPYYTAISNAQLDAARGVLDRAGVTHETIEVPGSLEVPTAIGIAHRMSNFDGFVALGCVIRGATSHYDVVVNESSRALTMLGLQGLCIGNGIITVENRDQAEERADGARLNTAGGAAEAALHLIALTRKYGAPKGNLGFKPGGFSGDTIEIADGSSTA is encoded by the coding sequence ATGGCTGGTCATTCTGACAACGATCTGGGGCTTCCAACCTTTGATAAGCCCGTCAAGGTGGCGATTGTGATTGCGCCTTACTACACCGCGATCTCGAACGCGCAGCTGGACGCCGCAAGGGGCGTGCTGGACCGGGCAGGCGTGACCCACGAGACGATTGAGGTGCCGGGATCGCTGGAAGTGCCCACCGCCATTGGCATCGCCCATAGGATGAGCAATTTCGACGGCTTCGTGGCCTTGGGCTGTGTGATCCGGGGGGCGACGTCGCACTATGACGTTGTGGTTAACGAAAGCTCTCGTGCGTTAACGATGTTGGGCTTGCAGGGCCTGTGCATCGGCAACGGGATCATCACCGTCGAAAACCGCGATCAAGCCGAAGAACGCGCCGATGGGGCCCGTCTGAACACCGCGGGCGGCGCGGCAGAGGCCGCATTGCACTTGATCGCGTTGACGCGGAAGTACGGCGCGCCTAAGGGGAACCTCGGCTTCAAGCCCGGAGGGTTTTCGGGCGACACCATCGAGATCGCAGACGGATCAAGCACAGCATGA
- a CDS encoding metalloregulator ArsR/SmtB family transcription factor: MTPDPQSTFKALADPTRRDILGLLSTQDMTIAQVAGHFDMTRPAVKKHLAVLESGRFITVSARGRERINAINPEGFRALESWLNIFDRFWDDRLSALKSAVEKDAT, from the coding sequence ATGACCCCTGACCCTCAATCCACCTTCAAGGCTCTCGCCGATCCAACCCGGCGCGATATTCTGGGGCTGCTCAGCACCCAGGACATGACCATTGCGCAGGTGGCGGGCCATTTCGACATGACCCGCCCCGCCGTGAAAAAACACCTCGCCGTGCTGGAAAGCGGGCGCTTCATTACTGTCTCTGCAAGGGGGCGCGAACGGATCAACGCGATCAATCCTGAAGGCTTTCGTGCGTTGGAAAGCTGGCTGAACATCTTCGATCGCTTCTGGGATGATCGCCTCTCTGCCCTCAAATCTGCCGTTGAAAAGGACGCAACATGA
- the nusB gene encoding transcription antitermination factor NusB, translating to MSDKKSKGPSRDEKRQMRSAARLYAVQALFQMEHSNQTYDQVRVEFEDYRFGEVYEGDEMAEGDPNLFRKTLEDAVSKQGAIDQMTDRALVAKWPIDRIDPTLRAVFRAAGAELVAGNAPPKVVITEFVDVARAFFPEGKEAKFVNAVLDHMAREAKPEAF from the coding sequence ATGAGCGACAAGAAATCCAAAGGCCCGTCACGGGACGAAAAGCGCCAGATGCGCTCGGCGGCACGGCTCTATGCGGTGCAGGCCTTGTTCCAGATGGAGCATTCCAACCAGACCTACGATCAGGTGCGGGTGGAGTTTGAGGACTATCGTTTTGGTGAGGTTTATGAAGGGGATGAGATGGCCGAAGGCGATCCCAACCTGTTCCGCAAAACACTTGAGGATGCCGTCAGCAAACAGGGCGCAATTGACCAGATGACCGACCGCGCCCTGGTGGCAAAATGGCCGATTGACCGGATTGACCCGACCTTGCGGGCGGTGTTCCGCGCGGCGGGCGCCGAACTGGTTGCGGGCAATGCGCCGCCCAAGGTGGTGATTACCGAATTCGTTGACGTCGCGCGCGCGTTCTTTCCTGAAGGGAAGGAAGCGAAGTTTGTGAACGCCGTGCTGGACCACATGGCGCGCGAAGCGAAGCCCGAAGCGTTTTAA
- a CDS encoding polysaccharide biosynthesis/export family protein, with protein sequence MTRVLPSAGPTRNQIFAGSVQNEGDAFVVEVNQRVTAATSLVPTLGFPPALLNAGVSNTDVISPGDTLTLTVFENVTDGLLAGEGANAAQLSTLQVDTSGHIFIPYAGRIRAAGNTPEQLRAIITRSLDEQTPDPQVIVTREPGNGATVVVTGDVNSPGIFPIERPTRTLSGMLAATGGTTIDAEITRVTLVRGGQTGTVWYQDVFRDPSIDVALRADDRILIEGDTRQFTALGATGTQTVVDFDSQVISAIDAIASVGGLNPALADPTGVFVLRNEPEELANLVLARDDLTGTQRMIYVLDLTAPTGMFEARDFVIRDGDTVYVTSAPITQFNNVISALTGTLTGVASVASTLADT encoded by the coding sequence ATGACACGTGTCCTTCCATCTGCTGGTCCGACCCGTAACCAGATCTTTGCAGGCTCCGTCCAGAACGAGGGCGACGCTTTCGTGGTCGAGGTCAACCAACGCGTGACCGCCGCCACCTCGCTGGTGCCCACCTTGGGTTTCCCGCCCGCGTTGCTGAACGCTGGTGTCTCCAATACCGACGTGATCAGCCCCGGCGACACCCTGACGCTGACCGTGTTTGAGAACGTGACCGATGGTCTCTTGGCGGGCGAAGGCGCAAACGCCGCGCAGTTGTCGACGCTTCAGGTTGATACCTCCGGCCATATCTTCATTCCCTACGCAGGCCGCATTCGCGCCGCGGGCAACACGCCGGAACAACTGCGTGCAATCATCACCCGTAGCCTTGATGAACAAACCCCGGACCCGCAGGTCATTGTCACGAGAGAGCCCGGAAACGGCGCCACCGTGGTCGTCACCGGCGATGTGAACAGCCCCGGCATTTTCCCGATTGAACGTCCCACACGCACGCTTTCGGGCATGCTCGCGGCAACTGGCGGCACCACGATTGATGCAGAAATCACCCGCGTTACGCTGGTACGGGGCGGTCAGACTGGCACCGTTTGGTATCAAGATGTCTTTCGGGACCCCTCCATCGACGTGGCCCTGCGCGCCGACGACCGGATCTTGATCGAAGGCGATACCCGCCAATTCACCGCCCTTGGTGCAACCGGTACGCAAACCGTCGTGGACTTTGACAGCCAGGTGATTTCCGCCATTGATGCGATTGCTTCCGTTGGCGGCCTGAACCCTGCGCTGGCTGACCCCACGGGCGTTTTCGTGCTCCGTAATGAGCCCGAGGAACTGGCCAATCTGGTCCTCGCCCGAGATGATCTGACGGGCACGCAACGGATGATCTACGTGCTTGATCTGACAGCCCCCACCGGCATGTTCGAGGCCCGTGATTTCGTGATCCGTGATGGCGATACCGTTTATGTCACCTCTGCCCCGATCACCCAGTTCAACAACGTGATCTCTGCCCTGACAGGTACGCTGACGGGTGTTGCAAGCGTCGCATCGACGCTCGCCGATACGTGA
- a CDS encoding capsule biosynthesis protein CapA, translating into MAPSHAHRTFLFLQGPHGPFFSRLAGMLSNAGAQVWRVGFNRGDDAFWPDKSTYIPFTAASETWADHAAQLLDEKGITDLVLYGDTRPIHAQAIAHAKARGITVHVFEEGYLRPYWVTYERGGANGHSRLMDTPVAQMRNALKDLDLDLPDAPAKWGDMRQHVFYGALYHWFVMSRNQEYAAFRPHRALTVTQEFRLYLRRLALMPLLWLDRVQATYRIKTGGFPYHLALLQLAHDASFRDHGPFESMAEFLEVLISGFADGAPSHHHLVFKAHPLEDGRTPIRADIIRLAAQHGVSDRVHYVRGGKLARLLNDARSAVTVNSTAAQQALWRGLPLKAFGQAVYLKPEFVSDQPLAAFFQNPSRPDSRAYRDYRHYLLETSQITGSFYSARGRRQLLRQVVDMMLSKEDAYDALDAGRPAPRQHLSLVK; encoded by the coding sequence ATGGCCCCCAGCCACGCCCACCGCACATTTCTGTTCCTGCAAGGCCCCCATGGGCCGTTCTTCTCCCGGCTGGCCGGGATGCTGTCGAACGCGGGCGCTCAGGTTTGGCGGGTGGGCTTCAACCGCGGCGATGATGCGTTTTGGCCCGACAAATCCACCTATATCCCCTTCACCGCCGCGTCCGAGACCTGGGCCGACCACGCCGCCCAACTTCTCGACGAAAAGGGCATCACCGATCTGGTGCTTTATGGCGATACCCGCCCCATTCATGCCCAAGCCATTGCCCATGCCAAGGCCCGTGGCATCACCGTTCACGTGTTCGAAGAAGGCTACCTGCGGCCCTATTGGGTCACCTATGAACGTGGCGGTGCCAACGGCCATTCTCGCCTGATGGATACCCCGGTAGCCCAAATGCGCAACGCCCTGAAGGATCTGGACCTTGATCTTCCCGATGCGCCCGCCAAATGGGGCGATATGCGTCAGCATGTGTTCTACGGCGCGCTCTACCATTGGTTCGTAATGAGCCGTAATCAGGAATATGCCGCGTTCCGCCCCCACCGGGCGCTGACCGTTACGCAAGAATTCCGCCTCTACCTGCGCCGCTTGGCGCTGATGCCCTTGCTTTGGCTCGACCGGGTGCAGGCCACGTACCGGATCAAGACCGGTGGCTTCCCCTATCACCTTGCCCTCCTGCAATTGGCCCATGACGCCAGCTTCCGCGATCATGGCCCGTTTGAAAGCATGGCCGAGTTTCTGGAGGTTCTGATTTCCGGCTTCGCCGATGGTGCGCCCTCCCATCATCATCTGGTGTTCAAGGCCCACCCCCTGGAAGACGGGCGCACGCCGATCCGGGCCGATATCATCCGCCTAGCCGCGCAACATGGCGTATCGGACCGCGTCCACTACGTGCGCGGTGGCAAACTGGCCCGCCTTCTCAACGATGCCCGCTCTGCCGTGACGGTGAACTCCACCGCCGCGCAACAGGCGCTTTGGCGCGGACTTCCGCTGAAGGCCTTCGGCCAAGCCGTCTACCTCAAGCCCGAGTTTGTCTCGGATCAACCCCTGGCCGCATTCTTCCAAAACCCCTCTCGCCCCGATAGCCGCGCCTACCGCGATTATCGCCATTATCTGTTGGAAACCTCTCAGATCACCGGCAGTTTCTATTCGGCCCGCGGGCGGCGTCAATTGCTGCGGCAAGTGGTGGACATGATGCTTTCCAAGGAAGATGCCTACGATGCGCTGGACGCAGGCAGACCGGCACCAAGGCAACACCTTTCGCTGGTAAAATAA
- a CDS encoding methyl-accepting chemotaxis protein, with protein MNLRTRMALMIAPLLIALGYFGWLELSSLRADIRNAETTHAVTLEFSELSDLVHELQRERGVSAGFTTTNGRALTNELNAQRQQTDAALVQIQATLAALAPRYPDDVSPLQADLAQLADQRAAVIRVSLSVPEIVAFYTGSILAIQRIQTELTGLITEDEVMADLQAALLLTIAKEAAGLELAIGAAGLGRVQFPPELYTEFVMLRGGMNTLLRSAGQASHSPELAERITAHPSAEDMGLFRGSIDQAMASNGISGLRPLDWFVASTQWIDHLRAIEQDLMSNVSATALGVLTSTHRAYWLQLTFALCVAAGAAAMAVTTFESLIRRVMRITGAVKQFTTGTYDVVIPDTDHGDAVGDMAAAVQAFKEHTLALRRDAAEVKAADEAQILGKAQKVVELVTEGLADLARADLTRHFDVPLDPEYDSIRSDFNAATTRLCDVMNNISQATGDLGTRAQVMAQSAADLEARTSQQVATLNATSDRVNVLSEEVKDYANDVQQAADLASTAKANVERSGGVVLAVTDAMDRIATSSREIDNVLMLIDEISHQTNLLALNAGVEAARAGDAGRGFSIVASEVRDLARRSGSAAQEIKSMIDDSTANVSEGVKLVREAGMVLTEVSDEITNVDKVLSRLAEGSTRQSQWLHDLVGEIADVNNLAAHNSTMADTSSRTARETSALSKRVNDLLSDFKLPDARETQDQSAA; from the coding sequence ATGAATTTGCGGACGCGCATGGCGTTGATGATTGCGCCGCTCCTGATTGCATTGGGGTATTTCGGCTGGTTGGAACTTTCAAGCTTGCGCGCAGATATCCGCAATGCGGAGACGACCCATGCCGTGACGTTGGAATTTTCCGAGCTGAGCGATCTTGTCCATGAATTGCAACGCGAACGGGGGGTGTCGGCGGGCTTCACGACAACCAACGGACGGGCTTTAACCAATGAATTGAACGCCCAGAGGCAGCAAACCGATGCTGCCTTGGTGCAAATACAGGCAACGCTTGCGGCATTGGCCCCGCGATACCCCGACGACGTCAGCCCGTTGCAAGCGGACTTGGCGCAATTGGCGGATCAACGTGCTGCGGTCATCCGGGTTTCGTTGAGCGTGCCTGAGATCGTTGCGTTTTACACGGGGTCCATTCTTGCCATTCAACGCATTCAAACAGAGCTGACGGGGCTCATTACCGAAGACGAGGTGATGGCTGACCTTCAGGCGGCGCTACTTCTAACGATTGCGAAGGAAGCGGCAGGGTTGGAGTTGGCCATCGGGGCGGCGGGCCTTGGTCGGGTGCAATTCCCGCCTGAGCTGTATACGGAATTCGTGATGCTCCGAGGAGGCATGAATACGCTGCTGCGAAGTGCGGGTCAGGCAAGCCATTCACCGGAACTGGCGGAACGGATCACGGCGCATCCCAGCGCAGAAGACATGGGGCTGTTTCGCGGTTCGATTGATCAAGCGATGGCGAGCAACGGCATTTCTGGGCTACGCCCGTTGGATTGGTTCGTTGCGTCGACGCAATGGATCGACCACCTGCGCGCGATTGAGCAAGATTTGATGAGTAATGTCAGCGCCACGGCCCTTGGTGTTCTGACCTCAACGCACAGGGCGTATTGGTTGCAGCTGACCTTCGCATTGTGCGTCGCGGCCGGGGCGGCTGCCATGGCGGTCACCACCTTTGAAAGCCTGATCCGGCGGGTGATGCGGATCACGGGCGCGGTGAAGCAGTTTACGACCGGCACCTATGATGTGGTGATCCCCGACACCGACCACGGCGATGCGGTGGGGGATATGGCCGCCGCGGTGCAAGCGTTCAAGGAGCATACCTTGGCGCTGCGTCGCGACGCGGCCGAGGTGAAAGCTGCGGACGAAGCGCAGATATTGGGCAAAGCGCAGAAGGTTGTGGAACTGGTCACCGAAGGGCTGGCCGATCTGGCCCGTGCGGACCTGACCCGGCATTTCGACGTGCCGCTTGACCCTGAATACGATTCGATCCGGTCTGACTTCAACGCCGCCACCACGCGCCTATGCGACGTCATGAATAATATCTCGCAGGCCACGGGCGACCTGGGCACACGGGCCCAAGTCATGGCCCAATCCGCCGCAGACCTGGAGGCGCGCACAAGCCAACAGGTTGCCACCCTGAATGCCACCAGTGACCGGGTGAACGTATTGTCGGAGGAGGTGAAGGACTACGCGAACGACGTGCAACAGGCGGCAGATTTGGCCAGCACGGCGAAGGCGAATGTGGAACGCTCAGGCGGGGTCGTATTGGCCGTGACCGACGCGATGGACCGCATCGCCACCTCCTCAAGGGAAATCGACAATGTGCTCATGCTGATCGACGAGATCTCACACCAAACGAACCTTCTGGCGCTGAACGCGGGGGTCGAGGCCGCCCGCGCAGGCGACGCGGGCAGGGGGTTCTCTATCGTGGCGTCAGAGGTGCGCGATCTGGCCCGTCGGTCGGGCAGCGCCGCGCAGGAGATCAAGTCCATGATTGACGATAGCACGGCCAATGTTTCGGAAGGGGTCAAGCTGGTCCGCGAAGCGGGAATGGTGCTGACCGAAGTATCGGACGAGATTACCAACGTGGATAAGGTGTTGAGCCGCTTGGCAGAAGGATCAACCCGCCAATCGCAATGGTTGCATGATCTGGTGGGGGAAATTGCTGATGTGAACAATCTCGCAGCTCACAATTCGACCATGGCGGACACCTCGAGCCGCACCGCAAGGGAAACCTCGGCGCTCTCTAAAAGGGTCAACGATCTGCTAAGCGACTTCAAGTTGCCTGACGCCCGAGAGACCCAAGATCAATCAGCCGCCTGA
- the ribB gene encoding 3,4-dihydroxy-2-butanone-4-phosphate synthase, with the protein MSQAFETPGPVEKDWSDAISSVEEILDDARNGRMFILVDHEDRENEGDLVIPAQMATPEAINFMATNGRGLICLSLPGERIDALGLSLMSTNNSSRHETAFTISIEAREGVSTGISAHDRARTVAVAIDGGKGAQDIATPGHVFPLRAKDGGVLVRAGHTEAAVDISRLAGLNPSGVICEIMNDDGSMARLPDLIAFAQRHGLKIGTISDLIAYRRRHDNLVRMNQEEVITSEFGGDWTMRIYTDQTQGAEHIVLIKGDISGDDPVLVRMHAMDPLLDVVGIGPKGRAAEFSDAMRLIAEEGRGVLVLLRDLTMKLVADDEVSPQTLRQYGLGAQILSSLELSDLILLTNSPQPKVVGLDAYGLSIVGTRKISELG; encoded by the coding sequence ATGTCGCAAGCTTTTGAAACACCCGGTCCGGTCGAGAAGGATTGGTCCGATGCGATTTCTTCGGTGGAGGAAATCCTTGATGATGCACGCAACGGGCGGATGTTTATTCTTGTGGATCACGAGGACCGCGAGAATGAAGGGGATCTGGTGATCCCGGCGCAGATGGCGACCCCGGAAGCGATCAACTTCATGGCCACCAATGGGCGCGGGTTGATCTGTCTGTCACTGCCCGGAGAGCGCATTGACGCGCTGGGCCTGAGCCTGATGAGCACCAACAACTCGTCGCGGCATGAGACAGCGTTTACGATTTCCATCGAGGCGCGCGAGGGCGTAAGCACCGGGATCAGTGCCCATGATCGGGCGCGGACGGTGGCGGTGGCCATTGATGGCGGCAAGGGCGCGCAGGATATCGCGACGCCGGGCCATGTGTTCCCGCTACGCGCCAAGGATGGCGGCGTGTTGGTTCGCGCCGGCCACACGGAGGCGGCGGTTGATATCTCGCGCCTTGCGGGGCTGAACCCCTCGGGCGTGATCTGTGAGATCATGAACGATGATGGCTCCATGGCGCGTTTGCCGGACCTGATTGCCTTCGCGCAGCGTCACGGTCTGAAGATTGGCACGATCAGCGATTTGATCGCCTATCGCCGCCGTCACGACAACCTTGTGAGGATGAATCAGGAAGAGGTTATCACCTCGGAGTTCGGCGGCGACTGGACGATGCGGATCTACACGGACCAGACCCAGGGTGCGGAGCATATCGTGCTGATCAAGGGCGATATCAGCGGCGATGATCCCGTGCTGGTGCGGATGCACGCGATGGATCCGTTGCTGGATGTCGTGGGTATTGGCCCCAAGGGACGCGCGGCTGAGTTTAGCGACGCGATGCGCCTGATTGCAGAGGAAGGCCGGGGCGTTCTGGTACTGCTGCGCGATCTGACGATGAAACTGGTCGCCGACGACGAAGTCAGCCCGCAGACCTTGCGCCAGTATGGGCTTGGTGCGCAGATCCTGTCCTCGCTGGAGTTGAGCGACTTGATCCTGCTGACGAACTCTCCGCAACCCAAGGTGGTGGGATTGGACGCTTATGGTTTGTCGATCGTCGGCACGCGCAAAATTTCGGAGCTTGGTTAA
- a CDS encoding riboflavin synthase, with the protein MFTGIVTDLGEVRALEHRGDLRARIGTGYDMSTVDMGASIACDGVCLTVVAMGPDWFDVDISAESVSKTNIGSWAVGGRLNLERALKVGDELGGHIVSGHVDGVAEIIAVEDEGDSTRFTFRAPGEFGRFVAPKGSVALNGTSLTVNEVNGAEFGVNIIPHTKEVTTWGGAKVGDLVNFEIDTLARYVARLVDWKA; encoded by the coding sequence ATGTTTACAGGAATAGTCACCGATCTGGGCGAGGTGCGCGCGCTAGAGCACCGCGGAGACCTGAGGGCGCGGATCGGCACCGGATACGATATGAGCACGGTGGATATGGGCGCCTCGATCGCGTGTGACGGGGTGTGTTTGACGGTCGTGGCGATGGGGCCGGATTGGTTCGACGTGGATATCTCGGCTGAGTCGGTATCAAAGACCAACATCGGGTCGTGGGCCGTGGGGGGGCGGTTGAACCTGGAGCGCGCCTTGAAGGTGGGCGACGAATTGGGCGGACACATCGTGTCGGGCCATGTGGACGGGGTGGCAGAGATCATCGCGGTGGAAGACGAGGGCGACAGCACCCGCTTCACCTTCCGCGCACCGGGGGAGTTTGGGCGGTTTGTGGCGCCCAAGGGCTCGGTCGCGCTGAACGGCACGTCTTTGACGGTGAACGAGGTGAATGGCGCAGAGTTTGGGGTGAATATCATCCCCCACACCAAGGAGGTCACCACATGGGGCGGCGCGAAAGTGGGCGATTTGGTCAACTTCGAGATTGATACGCTGGCCAGATACGTGGCGCGGCTGGTGGATTGGAAGGCTTGA